The following coding sequences lie in one Rutidosis leptorrhynchoides isolate AG116_Rl617_1_P2 chromosome 4, CSIRO_AGI_Rlap_v1, whole genome shotgun sequence genomic window:
- the LOC139842242 gene encoding uncharacterized protein, with protein MASIKSQPSIATQNDDVSSLTSSLSLYPHPYTVNVANFVTVKLSGYENYIIWKTQMLCLIEGHDMLGFITGDIQSPPETSPENVQRWRRSDALLRGWILGSLTDNVLTEIITLKTAKDVWLHLETCYSNNDLSFSVMKDEVNGVDFKIESELMMMNMNTRSTQHSRSLPVPLRGVSQQIDLKGDSVTPGGDGRMNSMYRNSRGLGLGLENMVFAEDKSWTGGSTGHVSFDLTEMTDYLHEPATNINAYLPLYKAALRGHWDDAQSIISQDKEAVTANINKYGFTALHIAVGTGRQGIFFVEKLVEMMSPKSLIQMLTLSEKYTPLHIAAVVGNTPAVKILVNKNSKLLYTEDVDGLLPIHRALINSHKDTFLYLLSVTKGNQYPNTFSGNMGVTLLSNVIFAGYFDIALDLCTRYPELATTTPSDNVDAPLMAIARKADAFESGCRLNFFDSLIYKYVPDKLENLNSNKNHGKMNFFSSALQEISSGIWKVMGRIVPHITHIQKLKLVHHQALTLVKCLCQEISALNLQSNSIHYSKPIIEAASNGAYEVVQEIADTFPQAIWYSDNRSGHFMIQLAIVHRCEKVYNLIYQMSDHKHFHKTLKDSCNNNLLHLAGKLAPTQKLNLVSGAALQMQRELQWFKEVETFVHPKYKTEKNSSEQTPEMLFSKEHKKLVRDGEEWMKKTADSYTVTAGLITTIVFAAAITVPGGNNGDTGHPIYAKELSFLIFAVADAISLFTSTTSLLLFLSILTARYAEQDFLFTLPSRLILGLSTLFLSTTSMMIAFGASLYLLFGQGKDWILIPIAALSCLPITCFVTLQFPLLVELISCTCGRGLFGKQSNRPFY; from the exons ATGGCTTCCATAAAATCACAACCATCGATTGCTACTCAAAACGACGACGTATCgtcattaacatcatcattatcgttatatCCGCATCCGTACACCGTCAACGTCGCCAATTTTGTAACAGTCAAACTTTCCGGCTACGAAAACTACATCATATGGAAAACACAAATGCTCTGTTTAATCGAAGGTCACGACATGCTCGGATTCATCACCGGCGATATCCAATCACCGCCGGAAACATCACCGGAAAATGTTCAGAGGTGGCGGAGATCCGACGCGTTACTCCGCGGATGGATTCTAGGTTCATTAACTGATAACGTACTTACTGAAATCATAACCCTAAAAACTGCAAAAGATGTATGGCTGCATTTAGAAACATGTTATAGTAATAATGATTTAAGTTTTTCAGTCATGAAAGATGAAGTTAACGGTGTGGATTTTAAAATTGAAAgtgaattgatgatgatgaatatgaataCGAGATCTACACAGCATTCGAGGTCGTTACCGGTTCCACTTAGAGGTGTTTCGCAACAGATTGATTTGAAAGGTGATTCAGTTACTCCTGGTGGTGATGGCAGGATGAATAGTATGTATAGGAATTCaagagggttagggttagggttagaaaACATGGTTTTCGCAGAGGATAAAAGCTGGACGGGTGGTTCTACGGGTCATGTTTCGTTTGATCTAACCGAGATGACTGATTACTTGCATG AACCAGCTACAAACATAAATGCTTACCTCCCGCTATATAAAGCCGCTCTTAGAGGTCACTGGGACGATGCACAAAGtattataagtcaagataaagaaGCAGTCACAGCCAATATCAACAAATATGGGTTCACCGCACTTCACATTGCAGTTGGAACAGGAAGACAAGGCATTTTCTTTGTTGAGAAATTGGTGGAGATGATGTCACCGAAATCACTTATACAAATGCTAACGTTGTCAGAAAAATACACTCCTCTGCATATCGCAGCTGTAGTTGGAAACACGCCGGCTGTAAAGATCTTGGTGAATAAAAATAGTAAACTGTTGTATACTGAAGATGTGGATGGTTTATTGCCCATTCATCGAGCTCTTATTAATTCACATAAAGATACATTTTTATATCTATTAAGTGTCACGAAAGGCAACCAGTATCCTAATACTTTCAGTGGCAACATGGGCGTCACACTTTTGTCTAATGTTATATTTGCAGGATATTTTG ATATAGCGCTAGACTTATGCACTCGTTATCCCGAATTGGCTACAACGACACCATCTGATAATGTAGATGCTCCTTTGATGGCTATAGCAAGGAAAGCAGATGCCTTTGAAAGTGGATGCCGCCTCAATTTTTTCGATAGCTTAATTTATaaat ACGTTCCCGATAAGTTGGAGAACCTTAATTCAAACAAGAACCATGGGAAGATGAACTTCTTCAGTTCAG ctCTTCAAGAGATCAGTTCTGGTATCTGGAAAGTTATGGGTAGGATCG TGCCACATATTACACACATTCAGAAACTAAAGCTGGTCCATCATCAAGCTCTTACACTCGTGAAATGTCTGTGCCAAGAAATCAGTGCCTTAAATCTCCAATCAAACAGTATCCATTATTCTAAACCGATCATAGAGGCGGCAAGCAATGGTGCTTACGAGGTTGTTCAGGAGATTGCTGATACATTTCCACAAGCGATTTGGTACAGTGATAATAGAAGTGGCCATTTTATGATTCAGTTGGCCATTGTTCATCGTTGTGAAAAGGTTTACAATTTAATTTATCAAATGAGTGACCATAAACATTTTCACAAGACACTCAAGGATTCTTGCAACAATAATCTCTTGCATCTGGCTGGAAAATTGGCTCCTACACAGAAACTTAATCTTGTTTCTGGAGCAGCATTACAAATGCAACGTGAATTGCAATGGTTTAAG GAAGTGGAGACGTTCGTGCATCCAAAGTACAAAACCGAGAAGAACTCATCCGAGCAGACACCAGAGATGCTATTTAGCAAAGAGCACAAAAAACTCGTGAGAGATGGTGAAGAATGGATGAAAAAAACTGCGGATTCGTACACAGTAACAGCAGGACTCATTACAACAATTGTTTTTGCAGCAGCCATTACAGTACCCGGTGGTAATAATGGCGATACGGGCCATCCAATTTATGCAaaagaattatcatttttaatatttgcTGTGGCAGACGCAATCTCTCTTTTCACATCCACTACATCATTATTACTATTCTTATCGATCCTAACAGCCCGTTATGCAGAACAAGATTTTCTCTTCACATTACCGTCAAGACTAATATTGGGACTCTCGACGTTGTTTCTGTCCACAACGTCAATGATGATAGCTTTTGGAGCGTCATTGTATCTGTTATTCGGGCAGGGTAAAGATTGGATTTTGATTCCGATAGCTGCATTGTCGTGTTTACCGATTACTTGTTTTGTGACATTACAGTTTCCGCTTCTTGTAGAACTAATATCGTGTACTTGTGGTCGAGGACTTTTCGGTAAGCAAAGTAATCGACCATTTTATTGA